A single region of the Triticum dicoccoides isolate Atlit2015 ecotype Zavitan chromosome 2B, WEW_v2.0, whole genome shotgun sequence genome encodes:
- the LOC119368050 gene encoding uncharacterized protein LOC119368050, whose amino-acid sequence MDEDRFRRCSSKTARRRLRSLLVLAADYLKYLFTNRRRLLHKVARRTHAVVSSYHGKSNKRLPPYCPPRALMEHEFSCSDSPSPAFLEAKRLQSRLKRGAAASAAVSSCFGATVGASYGSPPATQEDDVVEEEDEADGSACYELEPDVDYRAEEFINMFYEQLRAQNFPPVLQRSP is encoded by the coding sequence ATGGACGAAGATCGATTCCGGCGCTGCAGCTCGAAGACAGCGAGGCGTCGTCTGCGCagcctcctcgtccttgccgcagACTACCTCAAGTACCTCTTCACGAACCGGCGCCGACTCCTCCACAAGGTGGCGAGGCGTACCCACGCCGTCGTCTCCTCCTACCACGGCAAGAGCAACAAGCGTCTGCCGCCATACTGCCCTCCTCGCGCGTTAATGGAGCACGAGTTCTCGTGTAGCGACAGCCCTAGCCCCGCGTTCCTTGAGGCCAAGAGACTCCAGTCACGGCTGAAGCGGGGTGCCGCCGCCAGCGCTGCCGTCTCTTCCTGCTTTGGTGCCACCGTTGGGGCCTCGTACGGGTCGCCACCGGCGACACAGGAGGACGATGTGGTTGAGGAGGAAGATGAGGCTGATGGGTCGGCCTGCTACGAGCTTGAGCCTGACGTGGACTACAGGGCGGAGGAGTTCATCAATATGTTCTATGAGCAGCTCAGGGCGCAGAACTTTCCCCCAGTTTTGCAGCGCTCGCCATGA